CAGTGACTGCCACATAAtgggctgcagaagagaagaggaaagtgcTCTGTCTTCCACAGTGATGTTCAGATGTTACAGCCCTCTCCAGGAAGTCCCTTTATTGAGCACTATGGAGCTATGCATTTTCTATCATCCGTAACAAATGATACAGACTGCTTCAGAGCACCCTGCCCATATCAAGTACTGCCTGCAGCACCTACCTTCACCTTCTGCTCCATGATGGAGAAGATCCGCTCAATCCCAATGCTGACTCCCACACAGGGCACCTTGCGTCCCTTGGGATCAAACATCCCCACCAGCCCATCGTAGCGACCACCTCCAGCCACGCTCCCAACGCTGACTGACTCCTCTACAAGGTCGTTCTCCTGCTGTACCAGGACAGCCTCAAAGATCACCCCTGTATAGTAGTCCAGACCTCGTGCCAGGCTCAGGTCAAAGGAGATCTGCAGGACACAAGCACAGTCCCATCACTGGGCGCAGCTCAGACACAAAGGCAGCacccgctcccccctcccccccaccatCCTCTGCACCTCCTCACCTTCCCTGTGATGCCAAACAGTGTCAGGTACTCAAAGAGCAGCTTCATGTCCCCCAGCCCCTCCTTGGCTAGTTTATTCTGAGATAGCTTTGGGTCCTGGAGGAGCTGCTCAATCAGGTCCAGGCCACCTGTGGGAACAAGGCATGCCTGGGGTCTGCCATGGGCCAGCAACAGGGCAGCACTGGCAACCAGGGGCCCAGCCAGTCACGCGGGCTGCTTTGCACGCTCTGTCCCTGCCCAGGGTGCACTGGCCCCTCTCTGCCTGGTCTGGAAGAGAGTGGCCGCACCTGTGGGGACAGTGACCGAGCAGGCTGGAAGGGGGCTTTCAGCTGAGAGGGAGAAGGGATCCACCCTACAGTGCTCACCATGGAGCTGAACATATTTCCCAATGCGATCCGCAGCCTCAGGAGAGAGCCCCTTCTCTCCCACCATCTCGCTCTTCACATCCTCCCATGACATCTGTGAGGGGAGACAAGAACATCAGTCACTGCAGAATGCCCTCATCTGTGGTCTCCACCAGCCTATGGATTCAGAACACGTGTGGAAGGAAAGCAGATGCTTCACAGCAAGCACTCTTGCTAATGATCTGTGTCCATGTCACAGGAATCCTTAAATGGAAGTCACAGACAATGCCAGGCTTTATTCTTGGCTACCGCTACCAGCCAAAGAGCTCTCAGAATCCCTTACAAATATTGAGTCAACTGCTGTGATACTTCTTTCTCATGGGAATAGCAACACCACTGCCCAGCTTGGACATCCATACCCTGAAACTGGAAGTGACCAGCCCAAAAGGTATAATGCACAATTTTCAACCTCAGGGCTACTTCCAGGCATTTGTTACTATCCCACACAGTGCTGGATGCAGGTAGGAGAGCCCTCACAACTCTCTTACCTTGTCCAGCTTGTCCACGGTAGAGCATGTGGTTAAAAACTTGTTCTCTGGGATGCCACAAATGGCAAACACACCATGCAAAATACGTCGGTCATTGAcctggggggaggaagaggcaTGCTCAGCCCAGGGGAGGTCACTCCACTGCAATTTCTCTTTGTTCCTGCCCAAGACATGCTGGAAGTTACGGCTGTTGGGATCTCCTTTTACCTTTTCACTGGTCTCTCAGACCCAGAGCCCACTAGAGCAGGGGATGGGAGGGAAAGTACATATGCAAGAAAGCCACTTGGCTTTCGTCTCACCTTAATGAGAAAGTCCCCAAGCTTCAACTCACTCAGGATCTCGTGCACTATTTTCAGGCACTCAGCATCAGGAATCATAGGGTCAAACTGGCCAGCAATGTCAAAATCCTAAGGCacaagaaaaggcagagaaattcCATCTTCCTACATAGCATTCCCTTCTATTTTACTCCAGAGCCTTTATTCCAGCTGTAGAGCTCAACAGGGCACAAACAACCACACAGCAGCTGAAGGTAAACAGCCCTCTTGCCATTCCCCAGCGCTCTCTTCCCACATTCCTGGCAGGAACCGGCCCTGCTCCTCGCACACAGGAGCTACAACACTCACGCACTGGTAGAATTCCCTGTAGCGGCCCCTGGTTGTGGCTGGGTTGTCCCTCCTGTACACCTTAGCGATGTGGTAGCGCTTAATGTTGGTGATTTTGTTCATTGCCAAATAGCGAGCGAAGGGCACCTGGGTCCAAAAGGTTAAGGACAGAACCCAGAGATTCCTTGAGACAGACAACCAAATCCCCAAAGCCACCCCTGTCCTCCTGTCACTTTGTAGGCTGCTCACTGCGTAACAGGTCTCCAAAACACAGACTGGGTTGATGCAGAGCGTGAGGAACCATGCTTAGCTTTTCTGTAACGCAGGGACAACTTCACTTCCTTTCATTTAACTGCAGGATGTTAACACCTGGCAGACACAGACCTCTGCTGggtcattttgctttcttaagcTGTGATACAGAGACAATTCAATATACAGTGCAGaagatattaaagaaaagagcttttaGGGGAAACATGCAGAGACGGAGAAGGCCCAGGATGCATGTTTGTTTCATATCTGCAGCTGTTGCACTCGGAATAGCTACCAAAGCCCTGCACTGGCTTCGGAAAGGCCTGGCCTAGCCTGGCATGGCAGAGAGGATAGGAGTGCTCACAGGTGGGGACCATGactaggaagagagaaaaacgGTACTGTGCAGGATATTGGTGCACAGTACTGGGTTAGAACCAGTTATTGCCCACAGACTACAGGAGAAAGAACAGATTTGTTGCAGGTATTGGACTGACTGGGAGGCAACCAGCGGTGGGAGTCACACAGAGAGAGTCAGACCAGCTGGTATCTCATCTGGTCAGAGCGAAGGAGTCAGAGTTTTGGTCATCCAGACTATAGGAAGCTGGGATCTGCGGATGGGTCACGGCAACATTACATGGGCAAGTAGGACGCTAATGCCTTCAACCTAGGCAGAGACCACAGCACGTCACTGTAGCTTCCACAAGAACTTCACACTCTCTACACGGTCGTGGTGGTGGCAGGATACAGTCAGGTCGTAGCGCAGGGCCAGCAGCTCTCCCCCCTGGTCCTGCAGCTCGTAGATGAGCTTGGAGTTGTCTCCATACTTCCCCATCAGCGTTTCCTAGTGAGAAGCAGGGCAGCCATAGGTGAAGCTCAGAGCCCCCGGGGATGGAGAACGGGCACTGAAGCCCAAACGCCGGCACAGGCTGGCTGCCCTGAACCCCATCCCCAGCCTCGCAGTGAGGACTCACTTGGAGGGGAGCAGGGGGCACACGCACAGCTTTTCAGCGCTAAAGCTGCTGCCGGCCCAGGCCCCCCGTGGGGAAGCGCTCCGTGACTCGCCCCGGGGCGCACACGGCCAGGGGATGGGGAAGCTCGgccgaggcggcgcggcgcggccgggtGCGCCAGCCCTCCCGCAGCGAACAGAGCCGTGCGGAGGCCCCAGAtccgccccccctccccgcgcccccagGCCCCTGCCCTACCCGCAGCTCCAGCGCGGGAGTGTCGATGgcggccgcgccgtgccgctTGAAGCAGGCCACGACGGCGGCGAAGAGGCGGTCGCGGAGCGCCATGTGCGCGGGCAGGTGGTCGCGGGTGCCCTGGCCgggggggcggaggggccgtcagcgccggggcgggccatgccgcggcggccgccggcgctgccctcgcttaccggccccgccgccccctctcctccccccaccGTTACCTTGGGCGTCTtcagcgccgggccgggcccgccgccccccgccgccgccgccgcccgcccccgccgcgggcccgctGGACGGGGGGGGCGGCCCGCGCCGGGCCTACCCtggcccgcggcggggcgcagcggccCGAGGCGCGGGCCCGTGGGCGGCAGCCGCCCGGCGGCGACGACGGCGGCGAACGAGCGCAGCCGCAGCAtggccggcggcggcgagcgcggcccgCCGTCAGCACCGGGCGGCacgcggggccgcccccgccgccatAGAGTTTCTAGGCATGACAGCTGGAGATGAGGGCAGCTAGAGCGCCGCGCGGCAACCATAGAGAGGCGGCGCTCCGGCCGCAGAGCCAACCGCAGGCCACCTGCCGTGACGTGACCATTCCCGCGCCGCTTCCCCGTGGCGCTCTAGGCCAAAGCGGCGAGCCCTCCGTGGTGCTTGGGCGGACTGCCTCGCTTTACGACCCAGGCGGGCACAGTGCGACAGTTTCCGTTCCCTTATCGCCTGCATCCTCAACATGGCGTCAGGCAGCGGGgtaggtggtggtggtggctgctGCGGTGGCCCGTTCCCCTTTCTGTCCGTgggctttggggggggggggggggggggggccgcgctgGCTGGGGCCGCTCGTGGGGCGCAGGGCGGTgaaggggcggcggcggggggccgtGCTCGGGGCCTGCGGGCAGGccgcggggggtgggggtgagCGGGCCGCTTCCCGGGAGCTGCGCCGCGGAGCCCCGATGGCTTCGTGGCcgaagtggggggggggggggtgagcgCACCCCGAGCGCCGCTCTTAGAGCCGGGGagccctgctttttttctgcgAGCCTTCGCGAGGGGGGTTGTGGCTGCCGCAGCCCTGGCGTGGGGGCATTCCCCTGCCTTCCCCCTCCCGGGGCAGGCTGGCCCGGTGTGGAGGcagctccctccttcccttccccctttgCACCCTGCCTGGCTTCTCTTCCGTTTCCTTGGGAAATGGTTGCCCGTATCTGAGCTAGCGTCTGCGCTGTCCTGCCAAAATTGCTACTCGTTGCATAGAGAAACCTTCCTTCCCATGGTGGTGGTGCTCAAGTCTCTGATGGCTCCTGCTTTGCTTGGTTGTTTTACTGGCGTTGGTTGATCTGTATGTTGTGGCAGTGAGGTCTTTCTGCCTGTACAGATCCTGCAGGACTGGGTTTGGGGCCTGTTGAGATCAGGTGACTGAGGTGGGTGCTGTTTGTATAACCAAACTGGAGAGCCAGACTGGTAAACACATTGACAGCTGtcagcagcacagcaccaggGGCTGTGTTTTAATactttctttgcaaatatttttaccGTTCTCTTGCTGAGAAGTGAGCAATGCTGAGAGAGGGCAAGAGACAGGATGTCTCCCGGGGAATGGCTCAGAgcttgtgtttcatttttagctGCTGGTGATTGTGTTCCCCTTGCTTAGAGCCCAACTTGAGACTACTGAAATCTTTTATAGGCTTTGATACTGAACAGATCATTCAGCGTCTATGTCTGCAGCAAACAGGAGGCTTTGGAGCACGATTCAGTTTTTAATTGTTGTTACTTATTTGGGAAATACTGTGTGTCACCCAAAGCAGTTGTTAGATAAAGTTTTGGGGGGCTTGCAGCCACCCTTGCTTCCACTGGACCAATTAAAGAAAGTTCCTTTGGATAGTGTATGTCTAAAAGCTTGCCACAGATAGCTCGCAgtttttgatttgatttgtttCATTGTCTCTGGCCTAGGGAGACTGGTAAAGATCTATGGCAGGCTATTTCCCTTTTATTATAACTAGAGAGTGAAGCAGCAAGtaaatctcttcctctctggGCTCCAACCAGCTTTGATTTGTGATAATATTCCAGTGTGCAGGAGAATCTAGATTCTGGAAAACACCCTGAAACATTAATTTATACTGTGTGATaattcctctttcctttgctcAGGGTGGCTAATAAAACCTGTTATGATACACTTAAAGTGCTTAAGAAGCTCTGAgaataaatgagaatttttctacatttctctaaggcatttttattcttatcaGTAGTTGTTCGTTCCATTTGAAGGAGTGCCCGAGGAAAAAACCTTAAATgattgtgctgctgctgctgtagcttcaaataagatttattttcttcgGATTGTGATTGGATTCTTGATTTGCCTGAATTGGAGAAGGTGGTGGATGTATGTgggtctttttttccccagcgGTGGTTTAAAGTACAGCTATCCTCATTCTTAATATGAAATTGAGAACCTATTGCTGCCTCTGCCATGCTAAGTGTAATGCAACTTTCTAATCATCCAAGAATTACCTTTTGTAGGAAGTAAAGAAGTGTCTGAGCTCTAAGCCCTGACTTTTACGAGGTGTTGGACCTTTTCCTTGTGGCCTTTACTGTATGACATACAGACATTAAGAAGAGACTCTGACTATTAAGTGAAAGAATAGATGTGGGTGCAAAAGGGATTCTTCTCAGGTCACTTTTGCCTTCAAGTGTTGGTGGCTAGATAAAAATCCACATGTGACAGATGGTGACAGAGCTACCTGCAAAAAGAATAGTCTTTATATATCCTCACTCTCAGTTCCGAGTGCTTTGGGAAGCTGGTTAAGAGCCAGTCTGTCTTGAagatgtttcttccttttcctaccTGTCTGAAACTTGGAATGGGAAAGTTATAGGGGTGGGATACTTCACTGAGAGTTTAATAGCAAACGGAGTGCTGTGATTCCTATAATATAAACATGTGCTGCTGTTGTCTTTGAGAGCAGATATGTACATCCTTCCATGcttctgcatatattttaatcaaGCTCTTTATAGCCTGTGTTGTGTTTCATGGTCTCCtcacttgatttttttggaaCTCACATTTAActgactttggaaaaaatagataTGATCAGCTAATGGCTATGTTGTGTTTTGCCAGTTGGAACTTCTAAGTCCTTAGATAAAGCAGTTTAAATCCTGTTTGTGCCTGGTTTTCAAATGTAGAACATGTATGTTCATCTCAGGAACTATTAAGATAAATTAATTACTTTGCTCAGTGCTTTGAAATCCTTCTGAAAGAAGCAGATATAGGCATACTAAATATTACTCTCTTAAACTATATCATTAGTTTTTGGGTATGAAAACAGAGATTAGAATATAATGTAGTGCCCTTAATGTATTGCTGTGGCATCACAGGCCAAATGgattccattttttccccattctctCCTTGTAGCTAGTCAAACTGTTTAACAGATGTTAATatactttatttccttctcagaCTAAGAACTTGGACTTCCGCCGAAAGTGGGACAAAGATGAATATGAGAAACTCGCAGAGAAGCGGctcacagaagagagagaaaagaaagatggtGGGTAATATACTGACTCCAGGCAAGCTTTGCTCGTTTGGCAGTGAGTCACCCAAACCCTTTGAGTttgagagggagagagcagcTAAAAGTGAAGTCCCAAAGGGAAATAACAGCAGTTCAAGGCTGGCTTGCTCTGAtcctttttcctgtgtttgtcGTTGAATATAATTGTTACAAAAGCaattactttctttcctttgcctttgtcTGCCTATTCTTTGTGGAGGGAGAGGAACGATCAGCCTCTGGAAACAGGAAAATCTCAGAGGATGACCCAGATCAGAGCTGGAGATGCCTTACTGATCTCTGTTTTTATAAGAGTCTTAATTCTGGCCTGCACAATGAGGAGGGAATGGAACCATTTCTTCACAAAAATGTGTAATTCCTGAATGAATCGTATAGTTCTCAGGTTCCTGGTGGGCCTCTCTTCACTGAGGGCAACACAAAATCCAGCATGTAAAGCTTGACCTTTCCTGATGAGAGCCTGGGTTTTCTGCTTGTGTTGTAGGCAAACCAGCTCAGCCTGTCAAAAGAGAACTCCTGCGGCACCGAGACTATAAGGTGGACCTGGAATCGAAGCTGGGAAAGACCATCGTCATCACCAAAACTACCCCACAGTCAGAGATGGGAGGGTAGGTCTTTGTGTTGGAGTCAGGGTTGTGTTGGTAAGACCTGGGGACTTAGGACTTAGCCCTCCTGAAAATGCAACTGAGACAGATCTCTGCTGCACACTTAGGTTTTGTTAGCCAGGAGGCCTGCCTGCAGAAAGGGGCCAACTGCTGTTGGTTTGGGTCTGTGATCTTGATATCTTTGTGCTGGGAATGAGAGAAACAGCTAGAGGCCTGTCCGTAGGAATGGTGTTTGGTTGCTATTTGTGAGGATTGTGTTTGGCCAAATGCTGAAAAGATTCGTAATTCATCCTAAGCCATTGAGCAGCTAAACAAATGCTTTAAGGTTGTACTGTTATAAGAGTAGTCTGTGAGTGACTCACTGGCATAGCCAAGTAGCCAGCAGTGCCCGAGGAGATCCACATCCCTATACAGAATCCAGGGATGGAAGTGCAGGCAGGCCCTGGCTGAGTTTTTGCAGTAATAGGTGTTAAAGAGGACTAGAGCAGTGCTGTTTAAAGCTGTGACTCACTCCTAAGAGGTGATAGCTATGTGAGGACTTACCTTGCCGCCAGATGAGAACAGACTGCAGTTAGGAGCTGAGGTGGGAACCTGGCCAGTCCTGCCTTTGGAGCCCTGTTGCAGCCATGTTCCCTGCCACTGGAAGGGGAAGATGCCACAGCTGCCCTGGTGATGGGTGAGCATGGGTCTTGGCTCCCGTCCTTCATTGCAGTGGCGTAGGCATCAAGATCAGAAGTGGCAACTCCAATGTTAACTCAGGTAGCTCTGTAAATCTGGGGCTTGGCCTTGCACATCTCTTTGCGCTGGGGCTCTTTGCAATGGAAATTTCCTTGTCCTGGGTAGAAGAGCTTTATCCCAAAGGAAGGCATGGTCCTCCAATGAGTTTGAGACCAGATGATGAAATGGAAGTTCAGTTTATAATGCTGGGCTTGCACTTGCTTCTCTAATGCTGATGAGGAGTTTTGGCTTTGTGGCATTGGTCTGGTTTGATCTTAGCCTAGAGCAGCAGTCTGGGTTAGAACCAATGGGTCCAAATGATGCATGgattttgcatttcagatgtTCTTAAACTTCACTTCACAAAACAACTGTTTATCCCCTGCTTTGGAGCTAATGTCCCTCTATCCTGGCAGGTATTACTGCAACGTGTGTGACTGTGTGGTGAAAGACTCCATTAACTTCTTGGATCACATTAATGGCAAAAAACGTAAGGCTAATTTTTGTGGGTTGTTGGAGGGTTGGCTGACTCAGAGGGTTGCTGCAGTGTTCCAGGCAGTTCGTACGTGCTCTGGACCTTCATACTGAAGGCTGGGTGGCCTACTGGGTGGGTTGTACAGTGTTGTGTCAGGCGCTGTCACTCAGGAACACGGGGGCAACACTGCTGCCTGCACTTCCATTTGTTGTTTGCTCTGACCCTTAGGACTCGGATTCAGTGCGGCTAGGTCAGGTTGGCAGTACTGAGCTTCTGGGGTGAATGACCATGTACAGCCCTGTGCGTGAGTTTAGTCTGGCAATAGGAACTGTTTTAAGGGGATGGATGGCAAGCAGTAAGATGATGCCATTCTAAGAAATTTAAATTGGAGTCAGGGAAGGGGCTATGCACAGAGCTTTAAAGGCTCAGAATGTTGCTGAACATGGCTGGCTCCGTTCCTTTTTCTATAGACCAGAGGAATCTGGGCATGTCCATGAGGGTGGAGCGTTCCACGCTGGATCAGGTGAAAAAACGCTTTGAGGTAAACAAGAAGAAGatggaggagaagcagaaggacTATGATTTTGAGGAGAGGATGAAGGAGCTCCGTGAGGAGGTGAGCCTGGGCAATGGCAGTGCACTGCTGAGTCAATGGGCCCCAAGAAACATGTTTCATAGAGAAAGCAGCTCTAGTTCCTAATTCTATTCAACAGAAGTCTTGTTCTTGATAGCATGCACCTCTGGTAGACTGCTTTGAGtttttgttgtgtgtgtgtgtttgtttgtttgtttgttttttcccctttaattcTCTGCTAGTCTCCCTGGAAATTCTTCTCCCCCTTTATGTGCAAGAATAACTTTTGACACTTTGGGCTCCAGCTgagagcagcacagctctgacaGTGCACCTGTTTTGTACCTTAACTTTGACTTTAACAGATCTGCTAATCAGAGCACATATTTGCCCCCCGTCATTCTGAAGTTCTGCGCGATCCTTTGGATTGTTGGGGTTCCTTCTCCAGGTGGCACGTTGCCCCTGCATGGCCTCCCAACATGTGGAAGAGGCCTGTGAGGAATGTGATGTGCTGCAAGATGTGTGTGGAGGCAGTGAAAGATACTGAATCCCTCTCAAATCTGGGCTTAAATGGCAGTATCATGAAATGAA
The Rhea pennata isolate bPtePen1 chromosome 14, bPtePen1.pri, whole genome shotgun sequence genome window above contains:
- the LOC134146664 gene encoding histidine--tRNA ligase, cytoplasmic-like, with protein sequence MALRDRLFAAVVACFKRHGAAAIDTPALELRETLMGKYGDNSKLIYELQDQGGELLALRYDLTVPFARYLAMNKITNIKRYHIAKVYRRDNPATTRGRYREFYQCDFDIAGQFDPMIPDAECLKIVHEILSELKLGDFLIKVNDRRILHGVFAICGIPENKFLTTCSTVDKLDKMSWEDVKSEMVGEKGLSPEAADRIGKYVQLHGGLDLIEQLLQDPKLSQNKLAKEGLGDMKLLFEYLTLFGITGKISFDLSLARGLDYYTGVIFEAVLVQQENDLVEESVSVGSVAGGGRYDGLVGMFDPKGRKVPCVGVSIGIERIFSIMEQKVKASGEKVRTTETQVLVATPQKHLLGARLKLISELWDAGIKAEMLYKKDPKLLKQLQYCEDTGIPLAAIIGEQELTDGVVKLRVVTTREEVNIPREKLADEIRRRLEPCSLSDQSCSTL
- the ZMAT2 gene encoding zinc finger matrin-type protein 2, which translates into the protein MASGSGTKNLDFRRKWDKDEYEKLAEKRLTEEREKKDGKPAQPVKRELLRHRDYKVDLESKLGKTIVITKTTPQSEMGGYYCNVCDCVVKDSINFLDHINGKKHQRNLGMSMRVERSTLDQVKKRFEVNKKKMEEKQKDYDFEERMKELREEEEKAKAYKKEKQREKKRRAEEDLTFEEDDEMAAVMGFSGFGSTKKNH